From the Theobroma cacao cultivar B97-61/B2 chromosome 2, Criollo_cocoa_genome_V2, whole genome shotgun sequence genome, one window contains:
- the LOC18607331 gene encoding COX assembly mitochondrial protein 2 homolog, with protein sequence MHPPLTLHRHPMCAEIIEQFQKCHSDHPIAKFFGECTELKIKLDRCFRQEKALKRKANFEQSKKLKERLQALRKETAENES encoded by the exons ATGCACCCTCCTTTGACATTACACAGGCACCCGATGTGTGCTGAG ATCATCGAGCAGTTCCAAAAGTGTCATTCAGACCACCCCATAGCAAAATTCTTTGGTGAATGTACAGAACTCAAGATAAAGCTTGATCGCTGTTTCCGCCAGGAA AAAGCTTTGAAGAGGAAGGCTAACTTTGAACAGAgtaagaaattgaaagaaagacTTCAGGCATTAAGGAAGGAAACTGCTGAAAACGAGTCCTGA